Proteins from a genomic interval of Symmachiella macrocystis:
- the pelA gene encoding pectate lyase gives MNQVTCRADAADTKLQQALQGNYEPIDLSLFRDSIHHWQMKDGRGRNDLRYRPEQIVHIAENLLRYQNADGGWPTNLDWLAEIDVEEIRKIRKGSLGRSTFDNRNTYPQIEYLARVFQVTGLPRYRKAAVKGLDYLLREQRPTGGWRGKDVDAITFNDDVMVGVMRLLLKIRNGSPDFAWLDPQLRARLDRSLEQAIDATLKCQIEVNGRKTAWCQQHDHVTFAPVRARTYELPSITPQESTGVVRFLMELPHPSPEVIEAVESAMAWFEASKIEGLRIKTIPITPVRFENFTAKIDRIEVQDPQAPPIWTRYYEIETNRPFFCNRDGIKVYRLADVKLERRVGYGWYGNWPVHLKTDLYPAWKARISTPKSP, from the coding sequence ATGAACCAAGTCACCTGCCGGGCCGACGCAGCCGACACCAAACTGCAACAGGCTCTTCAGGGGAACTACGAGCCAATCGATTTGTCCCTGTTCAGAGACAGCATTCACCACTGGCAAATGAAGGACGGTCGTGGCCGGAATGACCTACGGTATCGCCCCGAGCAAATCGTGCATATCGCGGAAAACCTGTTGCGATATCAAAACGCCGATGGCGGATGGCCCACCAACTTGGATTGGCTGGCCGAGATCGATGTGGAGGAAATCCGCAAAATTCGCAAAGGCTCCCTCGGCCGCAGTACCTTTGACAACCGCAACACGTACCCGCAAATCGAGTATCTCGCCCGGGTCTTTCAAGTCACCGGGTTGCCGCGCTATCGCAAGGCAGCGGTGAAGGGTTTGGATTATCTCCTCCGAGAACAACGACCGACCGGCGGGTGGCGGGGCAAGGATGTCGATGCCATCACCTTCAACGACGACGTGATGGTGGGAGTGATGAGGTTGCTCCTAAAAATCCGCAACGGTAGCCCGGACTTCGCATGGTTAGACCCCCAATTGCGCGCCCGGTTGGACCGCTCCCTGGAACAGGCCATCGACGCCACGTTGAAATGCCAGATTGAAGTGAATGGCCGTAAAACTGCCTGGTGTCAACAGCACGACCATGTCACATTCGCGCCCGTCCGCGCAAGAACCTACGAACTCCCATCGATCACACCCCAAGAAAGCACAGGCGTGGTCCGGTTCTTGATGGAACTGCCCCACCCGTCCCCGGAAGTGATCGAAGCTGTCGAGAGTGCGATGGCTTGGTTTGAAGCATCCAAAATCGAAGGGCTACGAATCAAGACCATTCCGATCACGCCGGTCCGATTCGAAAACTTTACCGCCAAGATCGATCGGATCGAAGTCCAGGACCCACAAGCGCCGCCGATTTGGACCCGCTACTATGAAATCGAAACCAACCGGCCCTTTTTCTGTAATCGCGACGGCATCAAAGTCTATCGCCTGGCCGACGTCAAACTCGAACGCCGCGTCGGCTATGGCTGGTACGGCAATTGGCCGGTGCATTTGAAAACGGATCTTTACCCCGCCTGGAAAGCACGAATCTCCACACCAAAAAGCCCATAA